The region AATCTTCTACCCTCTTGAAATCCTTTAAAAGGTGTATCGGTAGATTGTGTCCAAACAAAAACACTATTGGTTGCAAAATTTCCAAAAAGTTTATTGAATCCATTTTCCATTCCTCTAGCTGCTCCTAAAAGTACTACTAAAAGAAAAATTCCCCATAAAACCCCTATAATCGTAATGGAGGTTCTCATTTTGTTTTTACGAATGCTTCCGTAAATTTCTTGCCAAGTATCTGAATCGAATAAAAACTTCATAATTAATCTGCTCTTAATGCTACAATAGGTTTAATGTTTGCAGCTCTTTTAGCGGGCACATATCCTGCAATTAACCCAGAAAGTATCAACACGATAGTTGCTCCGACCACAATCCCTGTGCTTACACTTGGATCTTTAATAAAATAATCTTTTTCTAAACTATCCCCAATTAAAGATAAAATATAAGTACCTAAAGAAAGACCCAGATAGCCTGCAATTGTGGTAATCAATACTGACTCCTGAACGACCATTCCTACAATAGAGGATGGTTTTGCGCCTAAAGCTTTTCTAATTCCGAATTCTTTTGTTCTCTCTTTGATGACAAATATCATAATATTGCTAATTCCAATAATCCCTGCAATCAACGTTCCTGAGCCCACTAGAATTACAATAGCATATAAAATTCCCATAAATTGGCCAACACCTTTGTTGGCTTCTGCCATATTCCTGACAGAAAGCGCACTTTGATCATCAGGATGAATATTCAATTTTTTACGCAAATCGCGCTCCATTTGATTTCCGAAAGCCACAGCAGCATCTAAACTTAAATTCGGGTTATAACCAAATGCCATTTGGCTTATATAATCGTTATTACCATAAATTGTTTGCGCTGTACTTAGAGGTATAAATGCTTTTCTTTCTTCATTATCACCTCCTTCATCAGAGAAAATACCTATAATAAGATAAGAACTACCGCTTACATTTAATCGTTTTCCTAAAGCTGGTCTTTCTCCAAATAAATCTTTTTTAATTAAACGACCAATTACAATTACTTTCGATTTTTCTTTGATATCTCTTTCATTTACATATCTACCCTCATTGATAATCGTTTTTTCTATAAATTGATGATCAGGATTTATAGCCATTACATTATAATTACCCGCCTCACTTTTATATTTTAAGGTAAAGTTTTTATAAATTCTTGCTGATTTGTACTCAATTTTGCTAGCATATTCATCCGTTACAAAATTATAATCATCATTTTTAAGCTGCACTGTTCGTCCTGTTTGCAACCCTTTATAAGGTTTTGAAGTTTTCCAAACCCTTACAAACATCGAGTTTTGAGCATCATCGGAAAAAGCACTTTTAAACGTATTGCTCAAACCACTTACGATGCCAAATAATAAGGTGAAAAGTAAAATAGCAAAAGCTACTGTAAAACCAGACATTACGGAACGTAATCTGTTTTTATTAATACTTTGAAAAATTTCTCTCCAACGATCTAAATCAAACATAATTATACAGCTTTTGATGCCTTGGTTAATTCATCACTTATAATTTGACCATCTTTTAAACGAACAATTCTCTTAGTTTGTTCTGCTACATCCTCTTCATGCGTAATCACAAAAACAGTCATTCCTTCATTATTAATATCCTTTAATAACTCCATTACTGAATCTGATGTTACAGAATCTAATGCACCTGTAGGCTCATCTGCTAAAACAACTTTTGGTTTTGTTACAAGAGCTCTTGCAATGGCAACTCTTTGCTTTTGACCTCCAGAAAGTTCATTTGGCAAATGATTTGCCCATTCTTTTAAACCTACTTTATCTAAATAATCTAAAGCTTCTACCAAACGCTCTTTTCTACTCATCCCTTTATAATACAAAGGTAATGCTACGTTTTCTAAAGCAGTTTTGTATGAAATTAAATTAAAGGATTGAAAGACAAAACCTAAAAATTTATTACGTAACAAGGCTGCCTTTTTTTCATTCATGTCTTTTATGAGCTGACCATTTAAATAATAATCGCCTTCATCATGAACGTCTAGCAACCCAACAATATTTAGTAATGTGGATTTACCTGAACCGGAAGACCCCATGATAGATACGAATTCACCCTCTTTTATATGCAAATTAATACCTTTTAGAACGTGTAAAGAGTCCTTTCCTATCGGATAAGATTTATGTAGATTTTCTATTTTAATCATCAGTTAGTTATTTTAATATAAAAGTATCGAATGCTTTTAGTTACAGATATTAATATTATGTTAAAAACTTTTAACTACCATCAAATACAAGAATAAGACGACCAATTTACAATAATGTTACAGGAATTTTAAAAAAAGTTAAAGTATCTTTGCATCAACAAATATTTAAAGATTTAAATGATTGATATCCCAAATAATAAGAAAATAATTTTATTTGATGGAATTTGTAACTTATGCAACGACGCCGTTTTAAAGATCATTAAATATGATAAAAAACAAGTCTTTCTATTCACGGCTTTACAATCTGAAACTGGCAAAAAAATTACTGATTATTTAAAAATTGATACTTCTAAAATTGATTCAATTATTTTATACGAACCAGGAATTTCTTACGATTTAAAATCTACTGCGGCCTTAAAAGTGATGAAAGATTTTGGTGGCTTTTGGTATTTTACTCAAATAACAATGTTTTTCCCTGAAGCTTTTAGAGATCATATCTACGACTATATTGCTAAAAACAGGTACAAATGGTTTGGCAAAAAAGAAAGTTGCATGATTCCTACAGACGAATTAAAAGCAAAATTTTTGAACTAAAATAATGGCTGTGTGCGTAAAAACTAATATCTAATTCATGAAGATCCCAAAAGAAATAAAATGTGTCATTTTTGATATGGATGGCGTAATTATCGATTCAGAAGAAATCCATAAAAAAGCCTATTATGAAACCTTTGATTCTATTGGAGTTGAGGTTTCTGACTCGCTTTATAAAACGCTCACAGGTTCGTCTACAAGAAATGCTTTTCAAAAGTTAATTACTCATTTTCAATTAAAGTTAAATCCTGAAGAACTCGTTGTAGAAAAAAGAAAGCGCTACGTAAACTTCTTTGAAAATGACCCTACATTGCATTTGGTAAAAGGAGTTGAAGCATTGATACAACATTGCTATCAAAAAAATCTTACTCTAATTCTAGCTTCTTCGTCTGCAATGGTTAATATTGACCGTGTTTTTAACCGATTTAAGTTACAAAAATTTTTTACTGCAAAAATTTCAGGTGCCGATTTAACGGCTTCAAAACCACACCCTGAAATTTTTGAAAAAGCGGCTCTTTTAGGAAATACAGCAAAAGAAAACTGTATTATTATTGAAGACTCAGACAACGGAATTAAAGCTGCCAATGATGCTAATATTTTCGTTTTTGGTTACAAAAACCCAATGGCCGCAGATCAAACTTTAAAAAACGCCAATTTTGTAATTAATGATTTTAAAGCGCTTCTAAAAATTATTTAAATTAAACTCAGATTAAGAAATATCTAACAATTCTTTTACTTGCATTTTTATCTTTCTACTCTTTTAGGCAAATTAAAAAGGAAAGGTCTTTTTAATTTTCAATCGCTCTAGGAATGCAAAAAGAATTTGAAAGTTCGGGTAAATTGTTGGTTCCTATCACCTTAAAAAATTAAAAAAATCTTAGGAATACTTTGCAAATCAAGATAGCAGTTGTGTTTTTAATGTCAACCTATAAAACTAAAATAAATACATTTTTTGATCATAAAAACCTTGCAGAAATCAAAAATGCAGTTATATTTGCAGCTCTTTACCACGCGAAAGTAGCTCAGTTGGTAGAGCGTCAGCCTTCCAAGCTGAATGTCGCCAGTTCGAACCTGGTCTTTCGCTCATAAGACCTTATTTATATAAATAAGGTCTTTTTTTTCATGTATATTTTTAATCTTAATGGATCAAGTCAATAAGTTGTGTAATTTGCGCATGAAGCAAAAACATCTCTTTTTAAAAATTAAAGTTCTTAAATTTTAAGCTACTCCACCACTTTTCTATTGAGTCATCATAATCGGTCAATTTTGATTGTTAAGATCTGAAGCTCAAATGCTTTTTAAGCAAAGAATAGAATTCAAGTTTGGCAAATATTTCGAATACCAAATTTAATTCGTCAAAAAACACTTATGTTTTCTGAAGTTATTTTAATTTTCACTTCAAAATAAAGGACAAAATAGAATCAATTTTAAGGATAAGAAATTCTCTATAAGTTTTTCAATTTATCTCCAAAAATTAAGACTAAAATAATCGGAATTGCCAATAAAGAAACAAAAATAGTATCTGTAGAAAATAAAGACGGAATTAAAACTAGCGTTAAAACAAACCCACCGATAGCGCCTCCTAAATGAGCTGCATGCCCTGTATTTCCTAATTGCTTTTTCATTCCGTAAATGGAATACAATAAATAACCTACCCCAAAAATATAGCCTGGAATCGGAATTGCAAAAAACAATAATAATTGCATGTCTGGAAACACTAAAATTGATGCATATACAATTCCAGAAACCGCTCCAGAAGCACCAACTGCACTATAATAAGGTTCATCTTTATGATAATGTAAGGTGTACAAACTACCTGCTAATAAACTTCCGAAATAAATAATTAAAAAAGGAATAATACCTAAATTATTGGCAACAAAACCTCCAAATATATACAAAGCATACATATTAAAACCAAGATGCATCCAATCTACATGTAAAAAACCAGAAGTTAACATTCTAATTTTTTCATCGCCCTTTATTCTGCCAACTTGAAATTTGTATTTATCTAAAAAACTATAATCATCAAAGCCCTTCATAGAGAATAAGACATTGGCAATAATAATTAATATAATGGTAGTATTTGAACCCTCTAGCATGCTACAAAAATAGCAAATCTCTTTGGCTTTATGATCTTCTTTTAAATTTAAATATAGATATTTGTACTTATAAAGATATACGTATGCCTTTTTTAGTTTTTGCACTTACTTATCCTTTTATTTGGGTATTTTCAAGATTACCAATGCGGATTTTATATATAAAATCTGACATATTTTTCTTTCTAATTTATTACGTTTTTCAATATCGCAAAAAAGTAGTTTTAGAAAATTTAAGTTTGGCTTTTCCAGAAAAATCAGAAAGAGAAAGAAAGGAAATTTCTAGAAAATTCTTTAAACACTTTATAGATTTAATAATGGAAAGTATCAAGTATTTTTCTATTAGTGAAAAGGAAATAAAGGCGCGTTATAAATATTTGAATCCAGAAATTGTAGATTTTTATGGAAAGAAAGGACAAAATATTATTATTGTAGGTGCACATCAAGGAAATTGGGAGTGGTCTACGAGTATGCCCTTAGCTTTAGAAACAACGGTTTTAGGTGCATACACCAGAATTGCCAATAAGTATTATGAAAAAGCCATTAAAAAAAGTAGAATGCGCTTTGGTATCGATGGTTACAAAACTTCACAAACTGTGGCCAACATCAAAAAAAACATAGCGAATCATAAACATGCTGCTTATATTTTATTAAGTGATCAATCTCCACAATTAACAAAAACATTTTATTGGAGTACCTTTTTTGGCGTTAAAGTTCCTATTCATACAGGCGCAGAAATGTTGGCTAAAAAATTTGATTGTGTAATGATTAATTATGTGGCAAAAAAAGTAAAACGAGGTTACTATGAAATTGAATTTGAATTAATTACAGAAACCCCGAAAGCTTTTCATGATTATGAATTAACAGAAAAATATTTGACAATTACAGAAAAAAACATCAATCAACAACCAGAAATTTATTTATGGTCTCATAAAAGATTTAAACATAGAAATAAGTTTGAGGAATGGAAAGAAATGAAAATTTCTAAACCGAAAACCAAGAATTAACTAATGTTTTTTCAATAGGTTTAATTGTTTTGTGCACAAAATCATTCTTTATAGAATCGTAGGTATAATCTTTAGACCAATTTTCTATATTTTCTGATAATTCTTTTAAAGAATTACAAATAAAATCTAATTCTTTTGTTGTTATTGTTGGATGCAAAGACAGACGAATCCAACCCGGTTTTTGCGTATTACAACCGTGCAAAATTTCATCTTTTATTTTATGAGATGTTTCTTGATCTACATTTAACAAAAAATGCCCATAGGTTCCGGCGCAAGAACAGCCGCCTCTCGTTTGAATTCCAAAACGATCATTTAATAATTTTACCACCATATTAAAGTGGTATTTTTCAAAATAAAAAGAAAAAATACTTAATCGTTTTTTATGATTTGGAGCTAATATATTTACGCCCTTTAATGACTCTAAAGTTTTAAAGACAACTTCGTTAATTTCATCCTCTCTTTTATTGATATTATAAATTCCCATTTTTTCTTTCAACTGAATAGAAAGTGCAATTTTTATGGTTTGTAAAAAAGCAGGTGTTCCGCCATCTTCTCTAGTTTCTACATCATCAAAATAATCATGTTCTCCCCAAGGATTGGTATAACTTACTGTTCCTCCTCCTGGATTATCTGGAACTGTATTTTTGTATAATTTCTTATTAAAGATTAAAACACCTGCACTCCCTGGACCTCCTAAAAATTTATGCGGAGAAAAGAAAATAGCATCTAAATATTCTTCTTCTATTTCTGGATGCATGTTTATACTTACATAAGGTGCACAACAAGCAAAATCTACAAAGCACAAACCATTATATTGGTGAATTAATTTTGCAACTTTATGATAGGGCGTTTTAATACCCGTTACATTAGAGCAAGAGGTTATGGAAGCTATTTTTATTTTTCGATGCTCGTGCTTCTGAATACATGCTTCAAAATTTTCTAAACAAACCAACCCTTGTTCATTACACGGAACTACTTCCACATCTGCAATGGTTTCTAACCAAGAAGTTTGGTTAGAATGGTGCTCCATATGTGAAATAAAAATAATGGGTTTTAATTCTTCTGGAACATTGGTATAATTCTTTAAACTTTCAGGTACCCTTAAACCTAAAATACGCTGAAACTTATTGATAACTCCAGTCATTCCAGAGCCCGTAGTAATTAATATATCATTAGAATTTGCATTTACATGACGTTTAATAATGTTTCTTGCTTCATGATAAGCAAGCGTCATGGCTGCTCCAGAAGTTGAAGTTTCAGTATGGGTATTTGCCACAAAAGGTCCGAATTCATTACAAATTTTTTCTTCAATAGGTCTGTACAATCTTCCGCTTGCCGTCCAATCACAATACACCAAATTCTGCTCGCCATAAGGAGATGTAAATGTTTGATTAACTCCAATAATATGTTTTCTATATTGAGAAAAAAATTGTTCTAAATTTTCCATTATATTCTAAATTTACTTCCGATTAAAATATTTTTTTGTAAAAACAAAGAATCTTTCGAATCGCTATCTGCTGCATTTGTATTAATTTTAATATCAGATATATTTACAAAACCCTCTTTTACATCAGCTTGCACAAAAAAGTGTTTTAAAAAAGTTATATTCATACCAAATCCAGCAGAAAGTACGTAACCAGAAATATGGAAATCATCATGTCTTTCTTTACCTAATAAGGTTGTATCTCTTTTTGGATATATTTAGGCAATAATGGCTTTTATTTCGTTGATAAATCGTATTGCCAAAGCATCAGCTGCCTTTTGAGATTTAGCTTCCGTATAAATTCTAATAATAGGCTCTGTATTCGATTTTCTAAGGTGAATCCATTCCTCAGCAAAGTCAATTTTTACACCATCAATCGTATTTACATCTTCATTTTTATAGGTTGATGCCATCGTTTCTAAAATCTCATCAACATTAATTTCTGGCGTTAATTGAATTTTATTTTTACTCATAAAGTAACTTGGATACGAATCTCTCAAGGTTTTACAAGACATTTTTTGATGTGCTAAATGCGATAAAAATAATGCCACACCTACCAAAGAATCACGTCCATAATGAGAAGCCGGGTAAATAATACCTCCGTTTCCTTCGCCACCAATAACGGTATTGGTTTCTTTCATTTTAATCACCACATTCACTTCACCTACAGCACTTGCTGTGTACGTTCCGCCATGTTTTTCAGTAACATCCCGTAATGCTCTAGAAGAAGATAAATTAGAAACCGTATTTCCGCCACCTAAACGTCCTAAAACATAATCTGCACAAGCAACCAAAGTATATTCCTCTCCAAACATAGAACCATCTTCAGAAACTAAAGCCAACCTATCTACATCTGGATCTACCACAATTCCTAAAGCTGCTTTTTCTTTTACAACTAGCTCAGAAATGTCTGTTAAGTGTTCTTTTAAAGGTTCTGGATTGTGAGGAAATTGACCATTTGGTGTACAATACAATTCAATACATGCTACATTTAATTCTTTTAACAAAGCAGGAATAAAAATTCCTCCAGTAGAATTTACGCCATCTACAACAACTTTAAAGTTGGCATTTTTGATAGCTTCCACATCCACCA is a window of Polaribacter litorisediminis DNA encoding:
- a CDS encoding ABC transporter permease, whose translation is MFDLDRWREIFQSINKNRLRSVMSGFTVAFAILLFTLLFGIVSGLSNTFKSAFSDDAQNSMFVRVWKTSKPYKGLQTGRTVQLKNDDYNFVTDEYASKIEYKSARIYKNFTLKYKSEAGNYNVMAINPDHQFIEKTIINEGRYVNERDIKEKSKVIVIGRLIKKDLFGERPALGKRLNVSGSSYLIIGIFSDEGGDNEERKAFIPLSTAQTIYGNNDYISQMAFGYNPNLSLDAAVAFGNQMERDLRKKLNIHPDDQSALSVRNMAEANKGVGQFMGILYAIVILVGSGTLIAGIIGISNIMIFVIKERTKEFGIRKALGAKPSSIVGMVVQESVLITTIAGYLGLSLGTYILSLIGDSLEKDYFIKDPSVSTGIVVGATIVLILSGLIAGYVPAKRAANIKPIVALRAD
- a CDS encoding ABC transporter ATP-binding protein, which codes for MIKIENLHKSYPIGKDSLHVLKGINLHIKEGEFVSIMGSSGSGKSTLLNIVGLLDVHDEGDYYLNGQLIKDMNEKKAALLRNKFLGFVFQSFNLISYKTALENVALPLYYKGMSRKERLVEALDYLDKVGLKEWANHLPNELSGGQKQRVAIARALVTKPKVVLADEPTGALDSVTSDSVMELLKDINNEGMTVFVITHEEDVAEQTKRIVRLKDGQIISDELTKASKAV
- a CDS encoding thiol-disulfide oxidoreductase DCC family protein; protein product: MIDIPNNKKIILFDGICNLCNDAVLKIIKYDKKQVFLFTALQSETGKKITDYLKIDTSKIDSIILYEPGISYDLKSTAALKVMKDFGGFWYFTQITMFFPEAFRDHIYDYIAKNRYKWFGKKESCMIPTDELKAKFLN
- a CDS encoding HAD family hydrolase, with the translated sequence MKIPKEIKCVIFDMDGVIIDSEEIHKKAYYETFDSIGVEVSDSLYKTLTGSSTRNAFQKLITHFQLKLNPEELVVEKRKRYVNFFENDPTLHLVKGVEALIQHCYQKNLTLILASSSAMVNIDRVFNRFKLQKFFTAKISGADLTASKPHPEIFEKAALLGNTAKENCIIIEDSDNGIKAANDANIFVFGYKNPMAADQTLKNANFVINDFKALLKII
- a CDS encoding rhomboid family intramembrane serine protease, coding for MLEGSNTTIILIIIANVLFSMKGFDDYSFLDKYKFQVGRIKGDEKIRMLTSGFLHVDWMHLGFNMYALYIFGGFVANNLGIIPFLIIYFGSLLAGSLYTLHYHKDEPYYSAVGASGAVSGIVYASILVFPDMQLLLFFAIPIPGYIFGVGYLLYSIYGMKKQLGNTGHAAHLGGAIGGFVLTLVLIPSLFSTDTIFVSLLAIPIILVLIFGDKLKNL
- a CDS encoding lysophospholipid acyltransferase family protein, which codes for MPFLVFALTYPFIWVFSRLPMRILYIKSDIFFFLIYYVFQYRKKVVLENLSLAFPEKSERERKEISRKFFKHFIDLIMESIKYFSISEKEIKARYKYLNPEIVDFYGKKGQNIIIVGAHQGNWEWSTSMPLALETTVLGAYTRIANKYYEKAIKKSRMRFGIDGYKTSQTVANIKKNIANHKHAAYILLSDQSPQLTKTFYWSTFFGVKVPIHTGAEMLAKKFDCVMINYVAKKVKRGYYEIEFELITETPKAFHDYELTEKYLTITEKNINQQPEIYLWSHKRFKHRNKFEEWKEMKISKPKTKN
- a CDS encoding aminotransferase class V-fold PLP-dependent enzyme, translated to MENLEQFFSQYRKHIIGVNQTFTSPYGEQNLVYCDWTASGRLYRPIEEKICNEFGPFVANTHTETSTSGAAMTLAYHEARNIIKRHVNANSNDILITTGSGMTGVINKFQRILGLRVPESLKNYTNVPEELKPIIFISHMEHHSNQTSWLETIADVEVVPCNEQGLVCLENFEACIQKHEHRKIKIASITSCSNVTGIKTPYHKVAKLIHQYNGLCFVDFACCAPYVSINMHPEIEEEYLDAIFFSPHKFLGGPGSAGVLIFNKKLYKNTVPDNPGGGTVSYTNPWGEHDYFDDVETREDGGTPAFLQTIKIALSIQLKEKMGIYNINKREDEINEVVFKTLESLKGVNILAPNHKKRLSIFSFYFEKYHFNMVVKLLNDRFGIQTRGGCSCAGTYGHFLLNVDQETSHKIKDEILHGCNTQKPGWIRLSLHPTITTKELDFICNSLKELSENIENWSKDYTYDSIKNDFVHKTIKPIEKTLVNSWFSV
- the glmM gene encoding phosphoglucosamine mutase; protein product: MTLIKSISGIRGTIGGKTADNLTPIDAVKFAAAYGAFLKRRNPNKEKLTVVVGRDARISGKMISSLVANTLVGLGINVVDLGLSTTPTVEVAVPLENADGGIILTASHNPKQWNALKLLNEKGEFLNGEDGEQILALAESEDFEFAEVDDLGTYTKDNSYLEKHINEVLNLELVDVEAIKNANFKVVVDGVNSTGGIFIPALLKELNVACIELYCTPNGQFPHNPEPLKEHLTDISELVVKEKAALGIVVDPDVDRLALVSEDGSMFGEEYTLVACADYVLGRLGGGNTVSNLSSSRALRDVTEKHGGTYTASAVGEVNVVIKMKETNTVIGGEGNGGIIYPASHYGRDSLVGVALFLSHLAHQKMSCKTLRDSYPSYFMSKNKIQLTPEINVDEILETMASTYKNEDVNTIDGVKIDFAEEWIHLRKSNTEPIIRIYTEAKSQKAADALAIRFINEIKAIIA